From Serratia fonticola:
AAGAAAGAAGCCGCCGCGGCCGCTGAACAGAAAGCAGCTGAGGCTGCAGAGAAGAAAGCCGCTGCCGACGCTGAGAAAAAAGCTGCCGCAGAAGAAGCGAAAAAAGCCGCCGCTGCCGAGAAGGCTGCTGCCGCCAAGAAAGCCGCAGATGCCAAGAAGAAGGCCGCTGCTGAAGCAGCCAAACAGTCTGCTGATGTAGATGACTTATTCGGTAGCTTGGCCGATGGTAAAAACGCGCCGAAAGGTGGCGGTGCCAAGGCTAAAGGTGACGGCAAACCAGCAGGGCAGGGTAATGCCAAAACTGCAGGGGCAAGCGGTGCCGAGATTAATGGTTACCTGGGGCAGATTACTGCCGCAATACAGAGCAAGTTTTACGATGCTGACCTTTACAAAGGAAGGACCTGCGATTTACGGATTAAATTGGCACCGGATGGCTTGTTGATTGATGTTAAGGCTGAAGGTGGGGATCCTGCCTTGTGTCAGGCCGCATTGGCGGCAGCTAAGCAGGCTCGTATTCCAAAGCCACCTAGCCAGGCGGTGTATGAGGCATTTAAGAATGCTCCTCTTACATTTAAGCCTCAATAATGATTGTCTTAAACCGAGTTAAACGCATGGATGTACCAAGGTAACCAACAGGGAATATGTAGTGTTGTTGGCGTTGGTTTGTTAAAATTCTGCTAAATTATCGCAGGCATACCGCCTGGATAAGGGAGATGAGATGAAGCAGGCATTTCGAGTAGCGTTAGGTCTTATTGTTCTGTGGGCATCCGTGCTGCACGCGGAAGTTCGCATTGAAATCACCCAAGGGGTCGACTCTGCTCGTCCAATTGGCGTGGTGCCATTCAAATGGGCGGGTCCAGGCACGCCTCCGGAAGATGTTGGCCAGATCGTTGGCGCAGATCTCCGTAACAGTGGCAAATTCAACCCGATTGATGTGGCACGTATGCCGCAGCAGCCTACCACCGCGTCTGAAGTAACGCCGGCGGCCTGGACTGCGCTGGGCATCGATGCCGTAGTGGTTGGCCAGGTTCAGCCTGGTGCCGACGGCAGCTATCTGGTTTCCTACCAACTGGTCGATACTTCAGGTTCGCCTGGCACCGTATTGGCACAAAACCAGTTTAAAGTGACCAAACAGTGGCTGCGTTATGCTGCTCATACCGCCAGCGATGGCGTATTTGAGAAGCTGACCGGTATCAAAGGCGCATTCCGTACCCGTATCGCTTACGTGGTGCAGACCAACGGCGGGAAATTCCCGTACGAGCTGCGCGTATCGGATTACGACGGCTATAACCAGGTTCCAGTGCATCGTTCACCAGAGCCACTGATGTCACCAGCCTGGTCGCCGGATGGCAGCAAACTGGCCTACGTGACCTTTGAGAGCGGCAAATCTGCGCTGGTGATCCAGAATCTGTCTGATGGTGCTATCCGTCAGGTAGCTTCATTCCCACGTCACAACGGTGCTCCTGCTTTCTCTCCAGATGGTAGCCGCCTGGCATTCGCGCTGTCTAAAACTGGCAGCCTGAATCTGTACGTGATGAACCTGGGCTCTGGCCAAATCAGCCAGATCACCGATGGTCGTAGCAACAACACCGAACCAAGCTGGTTCCCAGATGGTCAATCTCTGGCTTATACCTCTGACCAGGGCGGTCGCCCACAGATTTATAAGGTTGGTGCCAACGGCGGCGCACCACAGCGTCTGACCTGGGAAGGTGCCCAGAATCAGGACTCTGATGTCAGCTTCGACGGTAAATTCCTGGTGATGGTGAGCTCCAATAATGGGGTTCAGCATATCGCCAAACAAGATCTCGGATCGGGAGCCGTTCAAATGTTAACGGACACGTTCCTGGATGAAACGCCTAGTATCGCACCAAACGGCACCATGGTGATCTATAGCTCCACGCAAGGTATGGGCTCCGTGCTGCAGTTGGTATCGACTGATGGGCGCTTCAAAGCGCGTCTTCCGGCAACCGATGGACAGGTCAAATTCCCTGCCTGGTCGCCGTATCTGTGATGCATGTTTAAAATATGTATGGCAAAAACTATAAAAGGATCAAAGAAATGCAACTGAACAAAGTGCTGAAAGGGCTTCTGCTGGCACTGCCAGTTCTGGCTGTAGCAGCTTGTAGTTCTAACAAAAGCGCTAATAACGATCAATCCGGTATGGGCGCTGGCACTGGTACAGAAAACGGCAGCAGCAACCTGTCTTCTGAAGAACAAGCACGTCTGCAGATGCAAGAACTGCAACGTAACAACATTGTTTACTTCGGCCTGGACAAATATGACGTCAGCTCTGAGTTCGCTCAGATGCTGGATGCGCATGCTGCTTTCCTGCGTAACAACCCATCCTACAAAGTGACTGTTGAAGGTCACGCGGATGAGCGCGGCACGCCAGAATACAACATCGCTCTGGGTGAGCGTCGTGCTAATGCAGTTAAAATGTACCTGCAAGGCAAAGGCGTTTCTGCTGACCAAATCTCTATCGTTTCTTACGGTAAAGAAAAACCAGCAGTACTGGGCCACGACGAAGCAGCCTATGCTAAAAACCGTCGTGCCGTTCTGGTTTACTAAGAGAATCGCATGAACAGTAACTTCAGACGTCACTTGTTGAGTCTGGCGTTACTGGTTGGCGTAGCGGTCCCATGGGCCGCTACTGCCCAAGCGCCAATCAGTAATGTCGGGTCCGGCTCGGTCGAAGACCGTGTCACATCACTTGAGCGTATCAGTAATGCTCAGGGCCAGCTTTTGAACCAACTCCAGCAACAACTCTCTGACAACCAACGCGATATCGATACGCTCCGTGGGCAGATCCAGGAAAGTCAGTATCAGTTGAATCAGGTAGTTGAACGCCAGAAACAGATCTATCAACAGATGGATAGCCTTAGCCAGGGTGGCGCACAGAATTCCGCTGGTGCAGCAGCAGGGGCCGCAGGTGGTACAGCCGCCGCGGCGTCTTCTGACGGCGCTGGCAGCGCTCCTGCGGGTGCGACAGCCGCTGCGGCTAGTACGGGCGATGAAAACAGCGACTACAACGCCGCTGTTTCACTGGCGCTGGAAAAAAAGCAGTATGACCAGGCGATCTCCGCTTTTCAGGCTTTCATAAAGCAGTATCCGAAATCCAATTACCTGCCTAATGCCAACTATTGGCTGGGCCAGTTGTACTACAACAAGGGTAAGAAGGAAGACGCGGCATACTATTATGCAGTGGTGGTTAAGAGTTACCCAAAATCACCCAAGGCGCCGGACGCAATGTATAAAGTTGGGGTGATCATGCAGGAAAAAGGGCAGGCTGATAAAGCCAAAGCCGTTTACCAGCAGGTGATCAAATCGTACCCGACCAGCGATGCGGCCAAGCAGGCCAAGAAACGCGAAGCGAGTTTGTAAGTAAAAATCGAGCCCAGAAGTTAGTCGATTTGACCGAATTCTGGGCTCATTCGCGTGAAGAACAAGCAGTTGAACCTATTGCGCCAAAATTTAGGTTGCGCTGCTGAGATAAATTAGTAATATATGCCGCCGTTGCCAAGACAACTTGCAAGATGTTAAAGCAGCTAGGAAATTGGGTCGTTAGCTCAGTTGGTAGAGCAGTTGACTTTTAATCAATTGGTCGCAGGTTCGAGCCGAGCGGCAGCGAGACAACGGCGACAGCCGGTAATCCTGCAAACCCGCCAATTCGTAATGAGATATCGTTGTCGAATTGTGAAGTTAGAATTTTGTAGTTCAGCAGTAACCACATCAGTGGGTCGTTAGCTCAGTTGGTAGAGCAGTTGACTTTTAATCAATTGGTCGCAGGTTCGAATCCTGCACGACCCACCAATTCATAGTGAATTGGTAAAGAGTGGAGTAGTAACCACGACAGTGGGTGATTAGCTCAGTTGGTAGAGCATCTCCTTTACACGGAGGGGGTCGGCGGTTCGAGCCCGTCATCACCCACCACTACAGTGGGTCGTTAGCTCAGTTGGTAGAGCAGTTGACTTTTAATCAATTGGTCGCAGGTTCGAATCCTGCACGACCCACCATTTTTAAGATTTATTTGTGAGTCAAATCGTGAGGATGAGAACCGTTAAAAGTTCGAGCCGAGCGAAGCGAGACAACGGCAATAGCCGTTAATCCTGCCAGACCCACCATTATGTGCATTCGAGTCCTTCCTCGTTGCTCTCGTATTAAGAAGTAAACCACGTCAGTGGGTCGTTAGCTCAGTTGGTAGAGCAGTTGACTTTTAATCAATTGGTCGCAGGTTCGAATCCTGCACGACCCACCAATTCTTGATGAATTGGTAAAGCATTGCAGTCGAGTCCTCTCGTTGCTAACGCGGTTCAGCAGTAAACCACATCAGTGGGTCGTTAGCTCAGTTGGTAGAGCAGTTGACTTTTAATCAATTGGTCGCAGGTTCGAATCCTGCACGACCCACCATCTTCAAGAATTCTCAATAATAAAATCCCAGCAATAAAATCGCATATCGCACCGGTCGTGCGGGTGAGATCCTGCGCTCAGGTTCGAGTCTCGCTTGCGAGACAACGGCGGCAGCCGGTCATCCTGTCAGACCCGCCATCTTCAAGAATTCTCAATAATAAAATCCCAGCAATAAAATCGCATATCGCACCGGTCGTGCGGGTGAGATCCTGCGCTCAGGTTCGAGTCTCGCTTGCGAGACAACGGCGGCAGCCGGTCATCCTGCCAGGCCCACCATCTCAAAGAATTCTCAATAATAAAATCCCAGCAATAAAATCGCATATTGCACCAGTCGTGTAGGTGAGATCCTGCGCTCAGGTTCGAGTCTCGCTTGCGAGACAACGGCGGCAGCCGGTCATCCTGCCAGATCCACCAGTTCTTTAATCGTACTCCCGTCTAACTTGCCTTTAATTCCTCAACACTTAATCTCGCCAATTTATCGGTCAGGTGGGCGCAGCATGCAGCGCCCGTACTTTGCTCAGCCTGTGTATTGCCAGCCGCCACTCCCTTTTACAACCCGAAATTTTCAATCTAATAAACAAATAAAGCCAAAAAAAGAAATGTTCAGCGACTTTTAGCCAAAAATTAGGTATTTTGTTTAGTATATAAAACGAGGCGGTTGAGCAAGCGGCAAGATACAGCCTAAAAAGCAGACCCACAGCCTAGCATAGAGATAACAGCGATGAGTGAAATGTTTGATGTCAATGCGGCGATATATCCATTCCCGCCGAAACCGGTGCCGTTAGACGTCGCAGAGAAGGCTTTTTATCGGCAGAAGATCAAAACCTTGCTCAAGCAGCGTGATGCGGTCCTGGTAGCCCATTACTACACCGATCCGGAGATCCAGGCACTGGCCGAAGAGACTGGTGGCTGTGTCGCCGATTCACTGGAGATGGCGCGTTTCGGCAGCCAACATCCTGCGTCTACTTTGCTGGTTGCTGGCGTGCGTTTTATGGGGGAAACGGCCAAAATCCTCAGCCCGGAAAAACAGGTGCTGATGCCAACGCTGCATGCCGAGTGCTCGCTGGACCTCGGTTGTCCTGAGGCGGAGTTTGCCGCGTTCTGCGACAGCCATCCTGATCGGACAGTGGTGGTTTACGCCAATACCTCAGCAGCCGTCAAAGCGCGTGCCGATTGGGTGGTCACTTCCAGCATTGCCGTTGAGCTGATTGAACATCTCGATAGCCTGGGGGAGAAAATCATCTGGGCGCCGGATCGCCATCTGGGCAACTATGTACAGAAGCAGACCGGCGCAGACGTACTATGCTGGCAGGGGGCCTGTATCGTCCATGACGAGTTTAAAACCCAGGCACTGATACGTATGAAAGCCCTATATCCGGAGGCCGCGATACTGGTGCATCCAGAGTCACCGCAGGCGATTGTCGATCTGGCTGATGCCGTCGGTTCGACCAGCCAACTGATCCAGGCGGCGGTAACCTTGCCCAACCGGCAACTGATCGTGGCTACCGATCGCGGTATCTTCTACAAGATGCAGCAAGCTTGTCCGGATAAAGAACTGTTTGAAGCTCCTACTGCTGGCGAGGGGGCTACCTGTCGCAGCTGTGCCCACTGCCCGTGGATGGCGATGAACGGCCTGAAGGCCATTGCCGAAGGGTTGGAACAAGGCGGTTCACAGCATGAGATTTTTGTTGATGGCGCACTGCGTGAGCAGGCGCTTATTCCGCTCAACCGCATGCTGGACTTTGCAGCGCAGTTGAAAATGCAGGTTAAAGGCAACGCCTGAATCCAGGCTGACGTTTTTATAAGGAAGACATATGAGCTTTTTCAGCACCGGCAACATTCTGGTCCATATTCCGATTGGTGCAGGGGGGTATGACCTGTCGTGGATTGAGGCCATCGGTACGCTGTTTGGTTTACTCTGTATCTGGTATGCCAGCAAAGAGAAAATTATCAACTATCTGTTTGGGCTGATCAACGTCACGCTGTTTGCGGTGATCTTCTTTCAGATCCAGCTGTACGCCAGCCTGTTGCTGCAACTGTTTTTCTTCGTGGCCAATATTTACGGCTGGTACGCCTGGAGCCGCCAGACGCAGGATAATCAGGCGGAATTGCAGATACGTTGGTTGCCACTGCCTAAAGCATTGGCATGGGGGGCGGTGTGCGTGGTTGGTATCGCGTTGATGACGTTTAATATCGACCGGGTATTTGCCTACCTGACACAAATTGCGGTGGCGGTCATGCAGGGGCTGGGTCTTAACGTACAGATGCCAGAACTGCAACCGGACGCTTTCCCGTTCTGGGATTCTGCCATGATGGTGCTGTCTATCGTCGCCATGATCCTGATGACGCGAAAATACGTCGAAAACTGGCTGCTGTGGGTAGTGATTGATGTGATCAGCGTGGCAATCTTTGCTTACCAGGGCGTGTACGCCATGGCGCTGGAATACGTCATTTTGACGCTGATTGCGCTCAATGGCTCTTGGCTATGGATACGCAGCGCCGCGAAGAATCACTCCCAACCGTTTTCTTCAGCACCTTAGTACGCCAGGGGCGCACCAAGCACCCCTGGATGTTAATGATGATGCCCCAGATGGCCGGAGTGTGAGTGGTCACTCGCAATGCCGCAGTCAGGGGTATCACAATGCTGGTACTCCATCTGGATCGTCGCATGGCCAATCTGGTAATGCTCCAGCAAATAGGCCTGGATACGGCGTAACAGCCCGTCATGATCGTGGGGTGGGATCACCTGGGCGTGGAGCGTCATCAGCTTTTGTTCGCCAATCTGCCAGACATGCACGTGATGGATGTTGCGCACTTCCGGAATATTCAGGCACAAATCCTTTTGCAGTTTATTGATATCTACCTCCTGCGGTGTTCCCTCCAGCAGTTCATGGAAACTCTCCTTCAGCAGGCGCCAGGCGCTGCGCAATACCAGGCAGGAAACCAGTACCGAGAGTATCGGATCGATGGGGGTCCAGCCGGTAGTGAGAATGATGATGGCTGCTGCGATCGCCCCGACTGAGCCAAGCAGGTCGCCAAGAACATGTAGGGCGGCGGCACGCACGTTGATATTTTTCTCTTCATTGCCGCGGTGCAGCAGCCAGAAGGCGAACAGGTTAGCCAGCAGACCCGCTACGGCGATCACCAGCATTGGGGTACCCATCACTGGCTGTGGTTCGAAGAAACGCCGTATGGCCTCCCACAGGATGAATACGACGATCAGCAGTAATGCGGCAGCATTGATAAAGGCGGCCAAGGTGGTCAGGCGCAGATAGCCAAAAGTATGGCGGGCGTTGGGTTTTCGCTGCGAGAAGTGCACCGCCATCAGTGCGACGAGCAGGGCTGCGGAATCCGTCAGCATATGCCCGGCGTCTGCCAGCAGCGCCAGTGAGCCAGAAAGTAATCCGCCAATGGCCTCAACAACCATGAACAGGGTAGTGACTAAAAATGCGGCTAGTAGGCGCTTACTGTTGCCGTCTTTAGGCTGATGGGCATGGGAAGCTCCAGACATTACTTATCCTTTTGCAAAATTTGTCGGGTGCCAAAGTCTAAGTTTGGCCGTTACTTAGCTCATTATAGGCGGCCTTGGTAGAGAGCTGAATATTTGCCGGTGGCGATTATGGGATCTAAAGGTGATTTACAGCGCCAGCCTCACAAGCTAGATTGGTAAAATCTACTTTACGCGCTGTGCGATACACCCGATACCGAATGGAAAAGTGATGAATTACCAAAACGACGACTTACGTATTAAAGAAATCAAGGAACTCCTGCCGCCGGTGGCCCTGTTGGAAAAGTTTCCGGCTTCGGCTCAGGCAGCAGAGACGGTGTCACTGGCTCGCCAATCGATCCACAACATCCTGCGTGGCAATGACGACCGCCTGTTGGTGGTGATTGGGCCTTGTTCCATTCATGATACCAAAGCGGCGAAAGAGTATGCCGCGCGCCTGATGACCCTGCGCCAGGAGCTCAACGGTGAGCTGGAAGTGGTGATGCGGGTCTATTTCGAAAAACCACGTACCACCGTTGGCTGGAAAGGGCTGATCAACGATCCGCAGATGGATAACAGCTTCCAGATTAACGAAGGCCTGCGCCTGGCGCGTAAGCTGCTGCTCGATATCAATGACGGCGGTTTGCCTGCTGCGGGCGAGTTCCTGGATATGATCACTCCGCAATACCTGGCAGATTTGATGAGCTGGGGAGCTATCGGTGCACGCACCACGGAATCCCAGGTGCATCGTGAACTGGCCTCTGGCCTGTCTTGCCCGGTGGGCTTCAAAAATGGCACCGACGGCACCATCAAGGTCGCGATCGATGCTATCAATGCCGCTGGCGCACCGCACTGTTTCCTGTCCGTCACCAAATGGGGTCATTCCGCGATTGTTAACACCAGCGGCAATGGCGACTGCCACATTATTCTGCGTGGCGGCAAAGAGCCAAACTACAGCGCAGCCCATGTGAAAGAAGTGAAAGAGGGTCTGGCCAAAGCGGGCCTGCCTGCACAGGTGATGATCGACTTCAGCCACGCCAACAGCAGCAAGCAGTTTAAAAAACAGCTGGAGGTGAACGCGGACGTTTGCCAGCAGCTGCGTGGTGGTGAAAAAGCCATTATCGGGGTGATGATCGAAAGCCACCTGGTGGAAGGAAATCAAAACCTGGAAAGCGGCGAGCCGCTGGTTTACGGCAAAAGCGTGACCGATGCCTGTATTGGCTGGGAAGATACCGAAACCGTACTGCGCGATCTGGCCGCAGCGGTGAAGGCGCGCCGTAGCCGATAAGCTACCCGTGTTTGTGGCCCTGCAGCATTGCTGCGGGGCCAAGTTTAGTGTGGTTTTAAGAAATTCCTCATGCAACAATATCACCAGAACAAAATCTGACGTTATACTAATTTTGTAGAGCTTTCCTCGTTCTGCTGGGCCTTTTCTGATGATAATAAGTCGGTGTTACCGGCTATACTTTTTATTTCCAGGAAACATCTTATTTGGCCCGCCGCGGTTTTCATCTTGCGTAACTGTTACTCGTTAAACACAATTTGCTCTTGCCGCACGGTATGATTATGATGATGCGTTTTTTACAACCAAAATACCCAATCTAAAAATAAGGGCATTATGGTGAATGACTTTAATTTCAGGATGAATAGCTGATGGAAAACAATAGTTCTCGGCATCAAATTTATTTTCGTGGTACGGGTGGGGAGTATTTCGCAATCTGGCTGGTTAACATATTACTGACGGCTATTACGTTGGGAATATACTCAGCTTGGGCAACGGTGCGTCGTCGTCGTTATTTTTATGGCAATACCGAATTGAATGGCGACCGCTTTGATTACCACGCGCAGCCAATGCAAATCCTCAAGGGCCGTCTGCTGGTGATCGGCGCCGTGATCCTGTTCTATATTCTTTTATTTATCAACCCATTGCTTGGTATGGTAGCCATGCTGGCACTCCTTGCGTTGATCCCTTGGATTATTATCCGTAGCTGGCGTTATAACGCGATTATGTCTAGCTATCGTGGTGTTCGCTTCAATTACTTATGCCAAACCGGGCGCGCCTACTGGGTATTACTGTTCTGCCCGATACTGCTAGTGATTGGTCTGTATGCGGTTATGATCGTATTGGGTGTGATTGGCAGCAGTTTGGGCAGCCCGACTGCGATCATTGTGTTGGCAGCTATTACGGTCATCCTGTTTGTGCCGATGCTGGCCGCAATCAATGGTATCTTGGCGACCCTGCAACATGATCTGTATGTGAACAACCTACGTTTTGGCACTTCACCATTTGTGGCCAAATTCAAGAAAGCGGAGTTCATTAAGATTGCGCTGTTCAGCCTGCTGATCTTCTTGCCATTCCTGGTCATCGCCTTGGTATTGGTTGGCTCATTCTTTGTCAGCTTATTCCAAATGGCGCTGTTTGGCGGGATGTCCGATGCAATGCTGCAAGCCCAGATGGCAAATAATATTGGTAGCCTGTTCATGATGATGTTGGTGCTGTTGCTAGGTGTGATGGTGTCCAGCAGTTATATGGTTGTCGCTCAGCGTAACTACGTGTTTAACCAAACCACCTTGCAAGGTGAGGTTAAACTGCGTTCTTCCATGCAGACTCTGCCGTATATGGGACTGTTGATCACCAACAGCCTGATCACCGTGTTCTCATTGGGCCTTGCAGCCCCGGTGGCTCACGTACGTCATGCTCGCTATATTGCTGAGTCAACTCAGGTTGAAGGCGATCTGTCGCTGTTGTCGGTACAGGCTCATCACGATACGGCCAATACCGCTATCGCTGAAGAAGCCGTACAGGCGCTCGATCTGAGCACCAGTTTTTGAGTAAAGACTGATGATCCTTGAAGGACACTATCAGTGCCCTGGCCGGGCCGCCCAACAGGCGGCCCGGCTGCTGTTAAACGATATGGGCGACGGGGTAACGCTGCAATATGATGGCGAACATCGCTATTTTTCTTTAGCGCAAATTACCGTTTCCGAGTCATTGGGTCGCATTCCGCTGACCCTGACTTTCCCAGACGGTGGCCGGTTTGTGCCCGCCGATGACGCGTCATTCCGCCAGTGGTTTTATCAACGCCGTTCACCGGGGTTGGTGCACCGCTTAGAGCGTTATAAGCGTGGCGTGTTGCTGACGTTGTTGCTAACCGTTCTGTTGACCCTGGTTTATGTTTTCCTGGTTCTCCCTTGGGCGAGCAGTGAAATCGCCATGCGCATTCCTACCGCGGCCGAACAGAAACTGGGTAAACATACGCTCGATTTCCTGCAAACCAGTGGCTTCAAGCCGTCGCAATTGCCCACCGAGAAACAGCAGGCGATACAGAAGCTATTCCTGCAGGTGATGCCGGAGCAGATGCGGCACGAGCGCACTCCGCTCAAGTTGAAATTGCTGGCGGTGCCAGAGGTTGCCAATGCGTTCATGTTACCTGACGGGACTTTGGTGATCACCGACGATCTGGCCAAGTTGGCGACCAATGACGACGGTCTGGCTGCGGTGATGCTCCATGAAATGGGGCATCATGCGTACCGTCATCCCATGCGCATGGTGGTGCGTTCATCCCTGGTGGCACTGACGTTTATGTGGATGACCGGCGATGTCAGCGGCATTGGTGATACCTTGCTGCAATCAGCCTCATTTATGCATGAAATGCAGTTCTCCCGCAGCGTGGAGCGTGAGGCAGACGACTGGGCAATCGCAGAAATGCAACGCCAGGGGCGTTCGTTATTGGCGATGGAAGATCTTTACCGCGCATTGCAACAGGCGGCAAGTACGTCAACCGTGGCACTAGAGGTGCCGGAGTGGTTAAGTACCCATCCAGGGATGCAGGCGCGTTTGCAGGCTATCGAAGCGGCCAGGATCAAAGAGCAATAAAAAAGCCCCCGGCTCAACACCGGGGGCTTGTTGCTTTTTAGGGGCGAAACTTACTTCGCTTTACCCTGGTTGGCGACGGCCGCAGCTTTGGCTGCAATCTCATCGGCATTACCCAGGTAGTAACGCTTGATTGGCTTGAAGTTCTCATCGAACTCATACACCAACGGCACGCCGGTTGGGATGTTCAGCTCGAGGATTTCGTCTTCGCTCAGGTTATCCAGATATTTCACTAGCGCACGCAGGGAGTTACCGTGAGCCGCGACGATCACGCGCTCGCCGCTCTTGATGCGTGGCAGGATCTCTTCGTCCCAGTAAGGGATAACGCGATCGATGGTCAGCGCCAGGCTTTCGGTCAGCGGCAACTCTTTGTCGCTCAGCGCCGAATAA
This genomic window contains:
- the tolB gene encoding Tol-Pal system beta propeller repeat protein TolB encodes the protein MKQAFRVALGLIVLWASVLHAEVRIEITQGVDSARPIGVVPFKWAGPGTPPEDVGQIVGADLRNSGKFNPIDVARMPQQPTTASEVTPAAWTALGIDAVVVGQVQPGADGSYLVSYQLVDTSGSPGTVLAQNQFKVTKQWLRYAAHTASDGVFEKLTGIKGAFRTRIAYVVQTNGGKFPYELRVSDYDGYNQVPVHRSPEPLMSPAWSPDGSKLAYVTFESGKSALVIQNLSDGAIRQVASFPRHNGAPAFSPDGSRLAFALSKTGSLNLYVMNLGSGQISQITDGRSNNTEPSWFPDGQSLAYTSDQGGRPQIYKVGANGGAPQRLTWEGAQNQDSDVSFDGKFLVMVSSNNGVQHIAKQDLGSGAVQMLTDTFLDETPSIAPNGTMVIYSSTQGMGSVLQLVSTDGRFKARLPATDGQVKFPAWSPYL
- the pal gene encoding peptidoglycan-associated lipoprotein Pal; its protein translation is MQLNKVLKGLLLALPVLAVAACSSNKSANNDQSGMGAGTGTENGSSNLSSEEQARLQMQELQRNNIVYFGLDKYDVSSEFAQMLDAHAAFLRNNPSYKVTVEGHADERGTPEYNIALGERRANAVKMYLQGKGVSADQISIVSYGKEKPAVLGHDEAAYAKNRRAVLVY
- the cpoB gene encoding cell division protein CpoB, whose translation is MNSNFRRHLLSLALLVGVAVPWAATAQAPISNVGSGSVEDRVTSLERISNAQGQLLNQLQQQLSDNQRDIDTLRGQIQESQYQLNQVVERQKQIYQQMDSLSQGGAQNSAGAAAGAAGGTAAAASSDGAGSAPAGATAAAASTGDENSDYNAAVSLALEKKQYDQAISAFQAFIKQYPKSNYLPNANYWLGQLYYNKGKKEDAAYYYAVVVKSYPKSPKAPDAMYKVGVIMQEKGQADKAKAVYQQVIKSYPTSDAAKQAKKREASL
- the nadA gene encoding quinolinate synthase NadA; translation: MSEMFDVNAAIYPFPPKPVPLDVAEKAFYRQKIKTLLKQRDAVLVAHYYTDPEIQALAEETGGCVADSLEMARFGSQHPASTLLVAGVRFMGETAKILSPEKQVLMPTLHAECSLDLGCPEAEFAAFCDSHPDRTVVVYANTSAAVKARADWVVTSSIAVELIEHLDSLGEKIIWAPDRHLGNYVQKQTGADVLCWQGACIVHDEFKTQALIRMKALYPEAAILVHPESPQAIVDLADAVGSTSQLIQAAVTLPNRQLIVATDRGIFYKMQQACPDKELFEAPTAGEGATCRSCAHCPWMAMNGLKAIAEGLEQGGSQHEIFVDGALREQALIPLNRMLDFAAQLKMQVKGNA
- the pnuC gene encoding nicotinamide riboside transporter PnuC; translated protein: MSFFSTGNILVHIPIGAGGYDLSWIEAIGTLFGLLCIWYASKEKIINYLFGLINVTLFAVIFFQIQLYASLLLQLFFFVANIYGWYAWSRQTQDNQAELQIRWLPLPKALAWGAVCVVGIALMTFNIDRVFAYLTQIAVAVMQGLGLNVQMPELQPDAFPFWDSAMMVLSIVAMILMTRKYVENWLLWVVIDVISVAIFAYQGVYAMALEYVILTLIALNGSWLWIRSAAKNHSQPFSSAP
- the zitB gene encoding CDF family zinc transporter ZitB; the encoded protein is MSGASHAHQPKDGNSKRLLAAFLVTTLFMVVEAIGGLLSGSLALLADAGHMLTDSAALLVALMAVHFSQRKPNARHTFGYLRLTTLAAFINAAALLLIVVFILWEAIRRFFEPQPVMGTPMLVIAVAGLLANLFAFWLLHRGNEEKNINVRAAALHVLGDLLGSVGAIAAAIIILTTGWTPIDPILSVLVSCLVLRSAWRLLKESFHELLEGTPQEVDINKLQKDLCLNIPEVRNIHHVHVWQIGEQKLMTLHAQVIPPHDHDGLLRRIQAYLLEHYQIGHATIQMEYQHCDTPDCGIASDHSHSGHLGHHH
- the aroG gene encoding 3-deoxy-7-phosphoheptulonate synthase AroG, with protein sequence MNYQNDDLRIKEIKELLPPVALLEKFPASAQAAETVSLARQSIHNILRGNDDRLLVVIGPCSIHDTKAAKEYAARLMTLRQELNGELEVVMRVYFEKPRTTVGWKGLINDPQMDNSFQINEGLRLARKLLLDINDGGLPAAGEFLDMITPQYLADLMSWGAIGARTTESQVHRELASGLSCPVGFKNGTDGTIKVAIDAINAAGAPHCFLSVTKWGHSAIVNTSGNGDCHIILRGGKEPNYSAAHVKEVKEGLAKAGLPAQVMIDFSHANSSKQFKKQLEVNADVCQQLRGGEKAIIGVMIESHLVEGNQNLESGEPLVYGKSVTDACIGWEDTETVLRDLAAAVKARRSR
- a CDS encoding YjgN family protein is translated as MENNSSRHQIYFRGTGGEYFAIWLVNILLTAITLGIYSAWATVRRRRYFYGNTELNGDRFDYHAQPMQILKGRLLVIGAVILFYILLFINPLLGMVAMLALLALIPWIIIRSWRYNAIMSSYRGVRFNYLCQTGRAYWVLLFCPILLVIGLYAVMIVLGVIGSSLGSPTAIIVLAAITVILFVPMLAAINGILATLQHDLYVNNLRFGTSPFVAKFKKAEFIKIALFSLLIFLPFLVIALVLVGSFFVSLFQMALFGGMSDAMLQAQMANNIGSLFMMMLVLLLGVMVSSSYMVVAQRNYVFNQTTLQGEVKLRSSMQTLPYMGLLITNSLITVFSLGLAAPVAHVRHARYIAESTQVEGDLSLLSVQAHHDTANTAIAEEAVQALDLSTSF
- a CDS encoding M48 family metallopeptidase, with the protein product MILEGHYQCPGRAAQQAARLLLNDMGDGVTLQYDGEHRYFSLAQITVSESLGRIPLTLTFPDGGRFVPADDASFRQWFYQRRSPGLVHRLERYKRGVLLTLLLTVLLTLVYVFLVLPWASSEIAMRIPTAAEQKLGKHTLDFLQTSGFKPSQLPTEKQQAIQKLFLQVMPEQMRHERTPLKLKLLAVPEVANAFMLPDGTLVITDDLAKLATNDDGLAAVMLHEMGHHAYRHPMRMVVRSSLVALTFMWMTGDVSGIGDTLLQSASFMHEMQFSRSVEREADDWAIAEMQRQGRSLLAMEDLYRALQQAASTSTVALEVPEWLSTHPGMQARLQAIEAARIKEQ